A genomic segment from Bradyrhizobium sp. ISRA430 encodes:
- the ybgF gene encoding tol-pal system protein YbgF yields the protein MSSRFQVITGTVAIAALLSLCSPVLAQSEDADPEMRIERLENQLRQLTGQNEELQYRNRQLEERIRQLEGGAQGAPGHAPAQPSVAAVPPAQSAPVYRQQQAAQPAYEPQGAAPAPIVQEAPPPGAPGVRRRGDAFDPNQNPNAPGAPRALGGGQQPMATAPVGAPGGRGAGEPLDLANTGGRYPQQGYSAPAQQGYPAPAGGGLTTQPPSQSPRDEFDLGIGYMQRKDYALAEQTMKNFAQKYPSDPLLGDAQYWLGESYFQRQQYRDAAESFLAVTTKYEKSGKAPDALLRLGQSLAALKEKEAACAAFGEVGRKYPRASAGVKAAVDREQKRVKC from the coding sequence ATGTCATCCAGATTTCAGGTCATTACCGGCACCGTGGCGATCGCCGCGCTGCTCTCTTTGTGCTCGCCCGTCCTCGCGCAGTCGGAGGATGCCGACCCCGAGATGCGGATCGAGCGGCTGGAAAACCAGCTTCGCCAGCTCACCGGCCAGAACGAGGAACTGCAATATCGCAACCGCCAGCTCGAAGAGCGCATCCGGCAGCTCGAGGGCGGTGCGCAAGGCGCGCCCGGACATGCGCCGGCCCAGCCCAGCGTGGCGGCCGTGCCGCCCGCTCAGTCCGCGCCGGTCTATCGCCAGCAGCAGGCTGCCCAGCCCGCTTATGAGCCGCAGGGCGCGGCGCCCGCTCCGATCGTTCAGGAGGCGCCGCCCCCGGGAGCACCCGGCGTCCGCCGCCGCGGCGATGCATTTGACCCGAACCAGAACCCGAATGCCCCGGGCGCGCCGCGCGCGCTCGGCGGCGGCCAGCAGCCGATGGCGACGGCTCCAGTCGGCGCGCCCGGCGGCCGCGGCGCGGGCGAGCCTCTCGACCTCGCCAACACCGGCGGCCGCTACCCGCAGCAGGGCTATTCGGCCCCGGCGCAGCAGGGCTATCCGGCACCGGCCGGCGGCGGCCTCACCACGCAGCCGCCCTCACAGTCGCCGCGCGACGAGTTCGACCTCGGCATAGGCTACATGCAGCGCAAGGACTACGCGCTCGCCGAGCAGACCATGAAGAATTTTGCGCAGAAATATCCGAGCGACCCACTGCTCGGGGATGCCCAGTATTGGCTTGGCGAGAGCTATTTCCAGCGTCAGCAATATCGCGACGCGGCGGAATCTTTCCTCGCCGTCACCACCAAATACGAAAAGTCCGGCAAAGCCCCGGATGCGCTGTTGCGGCTCGGTCAGTCGCTTGCCGCGCTGAAGGAGAAGGAGGCCGCCTGCGCCGCCTTCGGCGAGGTCGGTCGCAAATATCCGCGCGCCTCCGCCGGCGTCAAAGCCGCCGTCGACCGCGAACAGAAGCGGGTGAAGTGCTGA
- the pal gene encoding peptidoglycan-associated lipoprotein Pal has translation MKHPMRILQGLKLAAVLAVALSMGACANKNLASDAMANAATPGSQQDFVVNVGDRVFFESDQTDLTPQAIVTLEKQAQWLQTYPRYTFTIEGHADERGTREYNIALGARRAQSVRSFLASRGIDPNRMRTISYGKERPVAVCNDISCWSQNRRAVTVLNASS, from the coding sequence ATGAAACATCCTATGCGTATCCTCCAGGGATTGAAGCTGGCTGCAGTGCTTGCGGTCGCGCTGTCGATGGGCGCCTGCGCCAACAAGAACCTTGCTTCGGATGCGATGGCCAACGCCGCGACGCCCGGCAGCCAGCAGGATTTCGTCGTGAACGTGGGCGATCGCGTGTTCTTCGAAAGCGACCAGACCGATCTGACCCCGCAGGCGATCGTGACGCTGGAGAAGCAGGCGCAGTGGCTGCAGACCTATCCGCGCTACACCTTCACCATCGAAGGTCATGCCGACGAGCGCGGCACCCGCGAGTATAACATCGCGCTCGGCGCCCGCCGCGCCCAGTCGGTGCGCTCGTTCCTGGCCTCTCGCGGCATCGATCCGAACCGCATGCGCACCATCTCCTACGGCAAGGAGCGGCCGGTCGCGGTCTGTAACGACATCTCGTGCTGGTCGCAGAACCGCCGCGCCGTCACCGTGCTGAACGCGAGCTCCTGA
- a CDS encoding EAL domain-containing protein: MQLADQSGEPDQRQPSPTISAALIDSLYEAPGTVLTGIVFSAFAATLTALKTGQTLIWGFVPLLILAGAVRAFDLHRYQARESNVTAEQAAYWQRRYQVGALIQAAAIGLWCSTTLLSSSDAVAHMIAVSVTTGIVAGGAGRAYGRQTIFRLQALLIFGPAVVALALHGTPYYIAMSVISAAFLLAVVQLSANLHRIFLRAVVAREREAALASQFDTALNNMPHGLCMFRADGQLAVMNHRFGEMTDLSGDLAQSGAGVADIITACVNSASISAESGNLILNEISDARMKEIVTNDPDLARGRTLSWTLQPMADGGTVVLLEDITERKNAEARISHLARYDELTALPNRVSFRDEIERLLAIAHNAECLSALLFVDLDQFKQVNDTLGHPCGDQLLCAVANRLREMLRPEDFVARFGGDEFVVFQQNIHSAEDAAALARRIVERLSERYRIDNHLVEIGASVGIALTSPEGDVSADTLLKNADMALYRAKADGRGTFCFFRDEMAATVEARRILELDLRKALANEEFELFYQPLVNLKTGRITTCEALLRWNHPVRGTVSPVDIIPVAEDMGLIVDLGRWILRRACMECMKWPESVSVAVNFSPQQFHQRDVLSEIRYALEVSGLPAHRLEIEITESSLLRNTQLTHDILSQLHALGVRISLDDFGTGYSSLSYLHNFPMQKVKIDRSFLEGIDTDRPLTLLRGVARLSADLGMSVVVEGIETNEQLALINADGTVSEGQGYLFSRPIPAVRIRQLLNASHGRRVAEDQIALVSSRSIA, from the coding sequence ATGCAGCTTGCAGATCAGAGCGGAGAGCCGGACCAGCGGCAGCCCTCGCCGACCATCTCGGCAGCGCTGATCGATTCGTTGTACGAGGCTCCTGGCACGGTGCTGACCGGCATCGTCTTCTCTGCCTTCGCTGCAACCTTGACCGCGCTGAAGACGGGACAGACCTTGATCTGGGGATTCGTCCCTCTCCTCATCCTGGCGGGAGCTGTGCGGGCATTCGATCTACATCGATACCAAGCCCGCGAATCGAACGTTACCGCCGAACAGGCCGCGTACTGGCAGAGGCGCTATCAGGTCGGGGCGCTGATCCAGGCTGCTGCAATCGGCCTGTGGTGCTCCACCACGCTGTTGAGCAGCAGCGACGCCGTCGCCCACATGATCGCTGTTTCCGTGACCACCGGAATCGTCGCGGGCGGCGCGGGCAGGGCCTACGGACGGCAAACGATATTTCGTCTGCAAGCCCTGCTGATATTCGGTCCAGCAGTGGTGGCGTTGGCGCTGCACGGCACACCTTACTACATTGCAATGTCGGTCATATCCGCCGCCTTTCTTCTAGCGGTGGTGCAGCTATCGGCCAATCTGCACAGGATATTCCTGCGAGCGGTGGTGGCGCGCGAGCGCGAGGCGGCGCTTGCCAGCCAGTTCGACACGGCATTGAACAACATGCCGCACGGTCTGTGCATGTTCCGCGCCGACGGGCAGCTCGCGGTGATGAATCATCGGTTCGGTGAAATGACCGATCTGTCCGGCGACCTCGCGCAGAGCGGCGCCGGCGTGGCCGACATCATCACGGCGTGTGTGAACTCTGCCTCGATCTCGGCGGAAAGCGGCAACCTGATCCTCAACGAGATCTCTGATGCGCGGATGAAAGAGATCGTCACCAACGATCCCGATCTCGCGCGGGGGCGGACGCTGTCATGGACGCTCCAGCCGATGGCGGATGGCGGCACGGTCGTGCTGCTCGAGGACATCACCGAGCGCAAGAACGCGGAGGCGAGGATCAGCCATCTCGCCCGCTATGACGAACTCACGGCGCTGCCCAACCGGGTCAGCTTTCGCGACGAGATCGAGCGGCTCCTGGCCATTGCGCACAATGCCGAGTGCCTCTCCGCGCTGCTCTTCGTCGACCTCGACCAGTTCAAGCAGGTCAACGACACGCTCGGCCATCCCTGCGGCGATCAGCTCCTCTGCGCGGTCGCCAACCGTCTGCGCGAGATGCTGCGGCCCGAGGATTTCGTCGCCCGCTTCGGCGGCGACGAATTCGTCGTTTTCCAGCAGAACATCCACTCGGCCGAAGATGCCGCGGCGCTCGCCCGCCGCATCGTCGAGCGGCTGAGCGAGCGCTACCGCATCGACAATCACCTGGTCGAGATCGGCGCCAGCGTCGGCATCGCACTGACCTCGCCGGAAGGCGATGTCAGCGCCGACACATTGCTCAAGAACGCCGACATGGCGCTCTATCGCGCCAAGGCCGACGGCCGCGGCACCTTCTGCTTCTTCCGCGACGAGATGGCGGCGACCGTCGAAGCCCGCCGCATCCTCGAGCTCGACCTGCGCAAGGCGCTCGCCAACGAGGAGTTCGAGCTGTTCTACCAGCCGCTGGTCAATCTGAAGACCGGCAGGATCACCACCTGCGAGGCGCTGCTGCGCTGGAATCATCCGGTGCGAGGCACGGTTTCGCCGGTCGACATCATTCCCGTCGCCGAGGACATGGGCCTGATCGTCGATCTTGGCCGCTGGATCCTGCGCCGGGCCTGCATGGAATGCATGAAGTGGCCCGAAAGCGTCAGCGTCGCGGTCAACTTCTCGCCGCAGCAATTCCACCAGCGCGACGTGCTGAGTGAAATCCGCTACGCGCTCGAGGTCTCGGGCCTGCCGGCCCATCGCCTGGAGATCGAGATCACCGAATCCTCGCTGTTGCGCAATACGCAGCTCACCCACGACATCCTGTCACAGCTACATGCGCTCGGCGTGCGCATTTCGCTCGACGATTTCGGCACCGGCTATTCCAGCCTCAGCTACCTGCACAACTTCCCGATGCAGAAAGTGAAGATCGATCGCTCCTTCCTCGAGGGCATCGACACCGACCGCCCGCTGACGCTGCTGCGCGGCGTGGCGCGACTGTCCGCCGACCTCGGCATGTCGGTCGTGGTCGAGGGCATCGAGACCAACGAGCAACTCGCGCTGATCAACGCCGATGGTACGGTGAGCGAAGGGCAGGGCTATCTGTTCAGCCGACCGATCCCGGCGGTGCGGATCCGCCAATTGCTCAACGCCTCGCACGGTCGCCGTGTTGCCGAGGATCAGATCGCCCTGGTCTCATCGCGATCCATCGCCTGA
- the tolB gene encoding Tol-Pal system beta propeller repeat protein TolB, whose translation MSVKSLPLSPLPIDRRQLLIGGAGAAAGLLLPSQLVAQTKLQITEGNVAPMPIAITNFVAGSPSDGEVGNGVTQVITNNLKRSGLFNPIDQAAFIERISNIDVAPQFQNWKTINAQALVTGRMTRQPDGRLKAEFRLWDVASGQQLTGQQYFTSPEYWRRIAHIISDQIYERLTGDKGYFDSRVVFVDETGAKERRVKRLAIMDQDGANVRYLTRGSDLVLTPRFSPNSQEITYMEFGQGDPRVYLYNIETGQREIVGNFPGMTFAPRFSPDGQRVIMSLQQGGNSNLFAMDLRSRSTTRLTDTPAIDTSPSYSPDGTRICFESDRGGKPQIYVMSASGGPAQRISFSKDDTNGSYSTPVWSPRGDYIAFTKQGGGQFAIGIMKPDGSGERILTSGYHNEGPTFAPNGRVVMFFRDPGGNSGPSLFTVDISGRNELKVPTPGFASDPAWSPLLSSTSG comes from the coding sequence ATGTCCGTGAAGTCTTTGCCGTTGTCGCCTTTGCCGATCGATCGCCGTCAGCTTCTCATCGGTGGCGCCGGTGCCGCCGCCGGGCTGCTGCTTCCCTCGCAGTTGGTCGCGCAGACCAAGCTGCAGATCACCGAAGGCAACGTCGCACCGATGCCGATCGCGATCACCAACTTCGTGGCGGGCTCTCCGTCCGATGGTGAGGTCGGCAACGGCGTCACCCAGGTCATCACCAACAATCTGAAGCGCTCGGGGCTGTTCAATCCGATCGACCAGGCCGCCTTCATCGAGCGCATCAGCAATATCGACGTCGCGCCCCAGTTCCAGAACTGGAAGACGATCAACGCGCAGGCCCTCGTCACCGGCCGCATGACGCGTCAGCCGGACGGCCGGCTCAAGGCTGAATTCCGCCTATGGGACGTGGCCTCGGGCCAGCAGCTCACCGGCCAGCAATATTTCACCTCTCCGGAATATTGGCGCCGCATCGCCCACATCATCTCCGACCAGATCTACGAGCGTCTCACCGGCGACAAGGGCTATTTCGACAGCCGCGTGGTGTTCGTGGACGAGACCGGCGCCAAGGAGCGGCGCGTCAAGCGGCTCGCGATCATGGACCAGGACGGCGCCAATGTGCGCTATCTGACCCGCGGCTCGGACCTCGTGCTGACGCCGCGCTTCTCGCCGAACTCGCAAGAGATCACCTACATGGAGTTCGGCCAGGGCGATCCGAGGGTCTATCTCTACAACATCGAGACCGGGCAGCGCGAAATCGTCGGCAACTTCCCCGGCATGACCTTTGCACCGCGCTTCTCGCCGGACGGCCAGCGCGTCATCATGAGCCTGCAACAGGGCGGCAACTCCAACCTGTTCGCGATGGATCTGCGTTCGCGCTCGACCACGCGGCTCACCGATACGCCCGCGATCGACACCTCGCCGTCCTATTCGCCCGACGGCACCCGCATCTGCTTCGAGTCCGACCGCGGCGGCAAGCCGCAGATCTACGTGATGTCGGCGAGCGGCGGACCGGCGCAGCGCATCTCATTCTCGAAAGACGACACCAACGGCAGCTATTCGACGCCGGTGTGGTCGCCGCGCGGCGACTACATCGCGTTTACCAAGCAGGGCGGTGGCCAGTTCGCGATCGGCATCATGAAGCCCGACGGCTCCGGCGAGCGCATCCTCACCTCCGGCTATCACAATGAGGGCCCGACCTTCGCGCCGAACGGCCGAGTCGTGATGTTCTTCCGCGATCCCGGCGGCAACTCCGGCCCGTCGCTGTTCACGGTCGACATTTCCGGCCGCAACGAGCTGAAGGTGCCGACGCCGGGCTTCGCGTCCGATCCGGCGTGGTCGCCGCTGTTGTCTTCGACCTCAGGCTAG
- a CDS encoding protein TolA, with translation MKVDKTLVASIALHVLVLGWGMVTFSSRSMEAPPPESLPVDIISADQLSKITQGIKTGDKNNPKPMVEKVAEPKPVEDAIGKVTEKKEIITSSAPEPPPKPVEKPVEKKPDPPKPVAENKPKEEQKPAEKKPDQAKEDPIAEAIKKQEAKKPTPKQETKPAQAQPQPPKPKQERTFDQTKIAALLDKRDPTRQSITGASLNASASLGTTRGTAATLSQSELDAMRARLASLWNVQPGIEHPEELFVTVRIHLGPDRRLTQPPQVVSTGSSPRYQAAADAAVRAVLQGQPYTMLRQETYDQWKYMDIDFDPKTMFRS, from the coding sequence GTGAAGGTCGACAAGACACTCGTTGCGTCGATTGCCCTCCATGTCCTCGTGCTTGGGTGGGGGATGGTCACCTTTTCGTCGCGCTCGATGGAAGCGCCGCCGCCGGAATCGCTGCCGGTCGACATCATCTCCGCCGATCAACTGTCCAAGATCACGCAAGGCATCAAGACCGGCGACAAGAACAACCCGAAGCCGATGGTCGAGAAGGTCGCCGAGCCCAAGCCCGTCGAGGATGCCATCGGCAAGGTGACCGAAAAGAAAGAGATCATCACCTCGTCCGCGCCCGAGCCGCCGCCGAAGCCGGTGGAGAAGCCGGTCGAGAAGAAGCCCGATCCGCCGAAGCCCGTCGCCGAGAACAAGCCGAAGGAAGAGCAGAAGCCCGCTGAGAAGAAGCCCGATCAGGCCAAGGAAGATCCGATCGCCGAAGCGATCAAGAAGCAGGAGGCCAAGAAGCCAACGCCGAAGCAGGAGACCAAGCCCGCACAGGCGCAGCCGCAGCCTCCGAAGCCGAAGCAGGAGCGAACCTTCGACCAGACCAAGATCGCGGCGCTGCTCGACAAGCGCGATCCGACCCGGCAGTCGATCACAGGCGCGTCGCTGAACGCCTCGGCCTCGCTCGGTACGACGCGCGGCACGGCCGCGACGCTGTCGCAGTCCGAGCTCGACGCGATGCGCGCGCGGCTCGCGAGCCTGTGGAACGTGCAGCCCGGCATCGAGCATCCCGAAGAGCTGTTCGTGACCGTGCGCATTCACCTCGGACCGGATCGACGACTGACGCAGCCGCCGCAGGTGGTCTCGACCGGCTCCTCGCCGCGCTATCAGGCGGCGGCTGACGCTGCCGTTCGCGCCGTGTTGCAGGGCCAGCCCTACACAATGTTGCGCCAGGAAACCTACGATCAGTGGAAATACATGGATATCGATTTCGATCCGAAGACGATGTTCCGCAGCTAA
- the tolR gene encoding protein TolR — MGMNVASSSGGGGRRSRRKPVMAEINVTPMVDVMLVLLIIFMVSAPLLTVGVPLDLPQTQAKSLEQNDQKPIQLSVDIKGKVFINDAEIDINELVPKLKAITDARGGLDERIYMRADKKADYGTVARVMGLLSGAGFKKLALVTEADQGS; from the coding sequence ATGGGCATGAACGTTGCAAGTTCGTCCGGGGGCGGCGGCCGCCGCAGCCGGCGCAAGCCGGTCATGGCCGAAATCAACGTCACGCCGATGGTCGACGTGATGCTGGTGCTGCTCATCATCTTCATGGTGTCGGCGCCGCTGCTCACGGTCGGCGTGCCGCTCGACCTGCCGCAGACCCAGGCCAAGAGCCTCGAGCAGAACGACCAGAAGCCGATCCAGCTCTCGGTCGACATCAAGGGCAAGGTGTTCATCAATGACGCCGAGATCGACATCAACGAGCTGGTGCCGAAGTTGAAGGCGATCACGGATGCGCGCGGGGGCTTGGACGAGCGCATCTACATGCGGGCCGACAAGAAGGCGGACTACGGAACAGTGGCCAGGGTGATGGGCCTGTTGTCCGGTGCGGGCTTCAAGAAGCTGGCGCTCGTCACCGAGGCGGATCAGGGGTCGTAA
- the tolQ gene encoding protein TolQ: protein MNPADVAQSALPVAASADVSLIALFWQAHWIVKGVMLGLLSCSVWVWAIAIDKIFLYARTRRSMDRFEQAFWSGESIEELYRTLSAKPTHSMAACFVAAMREWKRSFESHARSVAGLQMRIDKVMNVSIAREVERLERRLLVLATVGSAGPFVGLFGTVWGIMSSFQSIAASKNTSLAVVAPGIAEALFATAIGLIAAIPATIFYNKFTSEVNRQAQRLEGFADEFSAILSRQIDERG from the coding sequence ATGAATCCGGCCGACGTGGCTCAGTCAGCCCTTCCGGTTGCCGCTTCCGCCGACGTGTCGCTGATCGCGCTGTTCTGGCAGGCTCACTGGATCGTGAAAGGGGTCATGCTGGGGCTTTTGTCTTGCTCGGTGTGGGTCTGGGCGATCGCCATCGACAAGATATTCCTCTACGCGCGCACCCGCCGCTCGATGGACCGCTTCGAGCAGGCGTTCTGGTCCGGCGAGTCGATCGAGGAGCTCTATCGTACGCTGTCGGCCAAGCCGACGCATTCAATGGCGGCCTGCTTCGTGGCGGCAATGCGCGAGTGGAAGCGCTCGTTCGAGAGCCATGCGCGTTCGGTCGCCGGCCTGCAGATGCGCATCGACAAGGTGATGAACGTCTCGATCGCGCGCGAGGTCGAGCGGCTGGAGCGCAGGCTGCTGGTGCTCGCCACCGTCGGCTCCGCCGGCCCCTTTGTCGGCCTGTTCGGCACGGTCTGGGGCATTATGTCGAGCTTCCAATCGATCGCGGCGTCGAAAAACACCTCGCTGGCGGTGGTGGCACCGGGCATCGCCGAGGCGCTGTTTGCGACCGCAATCGGCCTTATCGCCGCCATTCCTGCCACTATTTTCTACAATAAATTCACCTCCGAAGTGAACCGGCAGGCCCAGCGGCTCGAGGGTTTTGCGGATGAATTCTCGGCCATCCTGTCGCGTCAGATCGACGAGCGAGGCTAG
- a CDS encoding DUF2231 domain-containing protein, translating to MSINPKTTAAIGEHPIHPMIIPFPVAFLVGAPIADLVFIATGDGFWARAAMWLVGAGIVMALVAAIAGFTDFLSESRIRSLNDAWYHMVGNLAAVVLALINFYLRYAQGAEAAIKPWGVVLSLIVVGILLFTGWKGWGMVYRHHVAVVDAPGQTSSEPVTPQHGGESHRHAA from the coding sequence ATGAGCATCAACCCGAAGACGACTGCTGCGATCGGCGAGCACCCGATCCATCCGATGATCATCCCGTTTCCTGTGGCGTTCCTGGTCGGCGCGCCAATCGCCGATCTGGTCTTTATTGCAACCGGCGACGGTTTCTGGGCCCGCGCCGCGATGTGGCTGGTCGGCGCCGGCATTGTCATGGCGCTGGTCGCCGCCATAGCCGGCTTTACGGACTTCTTGAGCGAGTCCCGGATCCGCAGCCTGAACGATGCCTGGTACCACATGGTCGGCAACCTTGCGGCGGTCGTGCTGGCGCTGATCAACTTCTATCTCCGCTATGCGCAAGGCGCCGAAGCCGCGATCAAGCCGTGGGGCGTGGTGCTGTCCCTGATCGTCGTCGGCATCCTCCTGTTCACGGGATGGAAGGGCTGGGGGATGGTGTACCGTCACCACGTCGCGGTGGTCGACGCGCCGGGCCAGACGAGTTCAGAACCGGTCACGCCGCAGCATGGTGGCGAGAGCCACCGGCACGCCGCCTGA
- a CDS encoding DUF2852 domain-containing protein, producing MAYTADVNRWRGPSEQPYDRPHMLDTPWHPGWIAVTILGFIIWWPIGLALLFFTLGSRRMSCWSHQDRWQNKMERMQYKMDRMRDRMERRGFGFGFGPPSSGNRAFDEYRAETLQRLEEEQREFKDFLTRLRHAKDKEEFDQFMAQHRTRPTPPPTDQPPQG from the coding sequence ATGGCCTACACCGCTGATGTCAATCGATGGCGCGGCCCCTCGGAACAACCCTACGACCGCCCCCACATGCTCGACACGCCCTGGCATCCCGGCTGGATCGCCGTGACCATCCTGGGCTTCATCATCTGGTGGCCGATCGGCCTTGCCCTTCTCTTTTTCACACTCGGGAGCAGAAGAATGTCGTGCTGGAGCCACCAAGATCGCTGGCAGAACAAGATGGAGCGGATGCAGTACAAGATGGATCGCATGCGCGACCGCATGGAGCGCCGCGGCTTTGGCTTCGGCTTCGGCCCGCCGTCCTCCGGCAACCGCGCCTTCGACGAGTACCGCGCCGAAACGCTGCAGCGGCTCGAGGAGGAGCAGCGCGAGTTCAAGGATTTCCTGACCCGTCTGCGTCACGCCAAGGACAAGGAAGAGTTCGACCAGTTCATGGCGCAGCACCGGACCCGTCCGACGCCGCCACCGACGGATCAGCCGCCGCAGGGCTGA
- a CDS encoding TetR/AcrR family transcriptional regulator — protein sequence MSWRKEQRRAERGYHHGNLKEALLQAALGLIAEKGAAGFTFADAARMAGVSAAAPYRHFRDRDELLSSIAQRGFEQFEARLSAAWDDGRPDTITAFERVGKAYLAFAREEPAFYAAMFESGLPTDANPALMAAGERAFGVIRAAAERLAALTPPGAPRPPAMMMALHIWSMSHGVASLFSRGDAARRKLPMSPDELLEAEVLIYLRGLGFPTDRRSAAKGAEPPPIPPEAPSGTPSGPWGKPK from the coding sequence ATGAGCTGGCGCAAGGAGCAGCGCCGCGCCGAGCGCGGCTATCACCACGGCAATCTGAAGGAAGCCTTGTTGCAGGCTGCGCTCGGGCTGATCGCCGAGAAGGGCGCGGCCGGCTTCACCTTCGCCGATGCGGCACGCATGGCCGGCGTCAGTGCGGCCGCCCCATACCGGCATTTTCGCGATCGCGACGAACTGTTGTCCTCGATCGCGCAGCGCGGCTTCGAGCAGTTCGAGGCGCGGCTGTCCGCGGCCTGGGACGACGGACGGCCCGATACGATCACCGCGTTCGAGCGCGTCGGCAAGGCCTATCTCGCCTTTGCGCGCGAGGAGCCGGCCTTCTATGCCGCGATGTTCGAATCAGGCCTTCCCACGGATGCCAATCCGGCGCTGATGGCCGCAGGCGAACGCGCGTTCGGCGTCATCCGTGCCGCCGCCGAGCGCCTCGCTGCACTGACGCCGCCCGGCGCGCCGCGCCCGCCGGCGATGATGATGGCGCTGCATATCTGGTCGATGTCGCATGGCGTTGCTTCGCTGTTCTCGCGCGGCGATGCCGCGCGGCGGAAGCTGCCGATGTCGCCCGATGAACTGCTCGAAGCCGAAGTGCTGATCTATCTGCGCGGTCTCGGCTTCCCGACCGACCGCCGTTCCGCGGCGAAAGGCGCCGAGCCGCCGCCCATTCCACCGGAGGCCCCCTCCGGTACACCCTCGGGTCCCTGGGGCAAGCCGAAATAA
- a CDS encoding YciI family protein — protein MSTDTYLAVFLGSKNSPKWAAWNAMSEAERKAKEQEGMAAWKAWVEKHQGAIQAMGGPLGKTKKVDGTGVADIANEMGAFTVVRAASHEAATKMFENHPHFAIFPGERVEIMPVLPIPGG, from the coding sequence ATGAGCACCGACACCTATCTCGCCGTTTTCCTCGGCAGCAAGAACAGCCCGAAATGGGCCGCATGGAATGCGATGTCAGAAGCCGAGCGCAAGGCGAAAGAGCAGGAAGGCATGGCGGCCTGGAAGGCTTGGGTCGAGAAGCACCAGGGCGCAATCCAGGCGATGGGCGGCCCGCTCGGCAAGACCAAGAAGGTCGATGGGACGGGCGTCGCCGACATCGCCAATGAGATGGGCGCTTTTACCGTGGTCCGTGCCGCGTCCCACGAAGCGGCGACGAAGATGTTCGAAAACCATCCGCACTTCGCGATCTTCCCGGGCGAGCGCGTCGAGATCATGCCGGTGCTGCCGATCCCGGGCGGCTAG
- a CDS encoding SDR family oxidoreductase gives MPQAPQKVALVTGAARGIGLATAKKFLAEGWRVALLDIEGELLGRAAAEIGRYDATLALTCDVSSAAGLSAAMKAIEQGFGRLDALVNNAGIAVFSPLMETSDADWGRVLEVNLTGPFLCTKAAVPLMRDGNGGAIVNITSISAVRASTLRSAYGTSKAGLAHLTKQLAVELASLNIRVNAVAPGPVDTAMAKQVHTAEIRADYHDAIPLNRYGLEEELAEAIFFLCSDRASYITGQILAVDGGFDAAGIGLPTLRGQRRNG, from the coding sequence ATGCCGCAAGCCCCACAAAAAGTCGCCCTCGTCACCGGAGCCGCGCGCGGCATCGGGCTTGCGACCGCGAAGAAATTCCTGGCCGAGGGCTGGCGCGTGGCGCTGCTCGACATCGAGGGCGAGCTGCTCGGCCGCGCCGCGGCCGAGATCGGCAGGTACGATGCGACACTGGCGCTGACCTGCGACGTCTCCAGCGCTGCCGGCCTCAGCGCGGCGATGAAGGCGATCGAGCAGGGTTTTGGCCGCCTCGATGCGCTCGTCAACAATGCCGGGATTGCGGTGTTCTCGCCCTTGATGGAGACGTCGGATGCCGATTGGGGCCGCGTGCTCGAGGTCAACCTCACCGGCCCCTTCCTCTGCACCAAGGCGGCGGTGCCCTTGATGCGCGATGGTAACGGCGGCGCCATCGTCAACATCACCTCGATCTCGGCGGTGCGCGCCTCGACGCTGCGTTCGGCCTACGGCACCAGCAAGGCGGGGCTCGCGCATTTGACGAAGCAGCTCGCCGTCGAGCTCGCCTCCCTCAATATCCGCGTCAATGCGGTGGCGCCGGGTCCCGTCGACACCGCGATGGCCAAGCAGGTGCACACGGCGGAGATCCGCGCCGACTATCACGATGCCATTCCGCTCAACCGTTACGGCCTGGAGGAGGAACTCGCCGAAGCGATCTTCTTCCTCTGCTCGGACCGCGCGAGTTACATCACCGGCCAAATTTTGGCCGTTGATGGCGGCTTCGATGCGGCCGGCATCGGTCTGCCGACGTTGCGCGGGCAGCGCCGCAACGGATGA
- a CDS encoding VOC family protein, whose translation MLNPYLFYQDTCEAAFNFYVKALGGKIEAMMRASEAPADMPAAPGREKTIMHARMSLPDGSVLMASDAPPEHAQKPQGFSISLTLADPAEAERKFNALADGGTITMPFSKTFWAKGFGMCVDRFGIPWMVNCPEGM comes from the coding sequence ATGCTCAATCCCTATCTGTTCTATCAGGACACCTGCGAAGCGGCGTTCAACTTTTACGTCAAGGCGCTCGGCGGAAAGATCGAGGCGATGATGCGCGCCTCCGAGGCGCCGGCGGACATGCCCGCGGCGCCCGGCCGCGAGAAGACCATCATGCACGCGCGCATGTCGTTGCCCGACGGCAGCGTGTTGATGGCCTCCGACGCGCCGCCCGAGCATGCGCAGAAGCCGCAGGGCTTCTCGATCTCGCTGACCCTGGCAGATCCCGCGGAGGCCGAGCGCAAGTTCAATGCACTCGCCGACGGCGGCACGATCACCATGCCCTTCAGCAAGACGTTCTGGGCCAAGGGCTTTGGCATGTGCGTCGATCGCTTCGGCATCCCCTGGATGGTGAACTGCCCGGAAGGGATGTAA